Proteins encoded within one genomic window of Triticum aestivum cultivar Chinese Spring chromosome 2D, IWGSC CS RefSeq v2.1, whole genome shotgun sequence:
- the LOC123052184 gene encoding galactose mutarotase yields the protein MAAEPEICVLSNGRITANIASWGATITSLLVPDAQGDLADVVLGFDTLEPYLKGMAPYFGCIVGRVANRIKNGKFDLNGVEYSLPINNGPNSLHGGLKGFDKVVWDVVERKEGEYPSITFQYESKDGEEGYPGDVTVRAVYSLPEATTLRLDMEAIPANKATPISLAQHTYWNLAGHNSGSILDHSIQIWAKHVTPVNENTIPTGEIMPVQDTPFDFTTEHRIGERINNVPGGYDHNYVLDSGDEKNGLKHAAKLKDPSSSRTLDLWTDAPGMQFYTANYVNGITGKGGAVYGKHAGVCLETQGFPNAINQPNFPSVVVQPGAKYKHTMLFEFSA from the exons ATGGCGGCCGAGCCCGAGATCTGCGTGCTCTCCAATGGCAGGATCACAGCGAACATCGCCAGCTGGGGCGCCACTATCACCTCCCTCCTCGTCCCCGACGCGCAAG GGGATCTCGCGGATGTCGTTCTTGGGTTCGACACACTGGAGCCGTACTTG AAAGGCATGGCACCTTATTTTGGTTGCATAGTTGGCCGAGTTGCAAATAGGATCAAGAATGGGAAGTTTGATCTGAACGGAGTCGAGTATTCATTGCCTATCAACAACGGGCCGAACAGCCTTCATG GTGGATTGAAGGGGTTTGACAAGGTTGTGTGGGATGTTGTAGAGCGTAAAGAAGGCGAGTACCCATCAATAACCTTTCAATATGAGAGCAAAGATGGTGAAGAAG GTTACCCTGGCGATGTAACCGTCCGAGCAGTGTATTCTCTTCCGGAGGCTACCACTCTAAGACTTGACATGGAAGCTATACCAGCTAACAAAGCCACTCCTATCAGCTTGGCACAGCATACTTACTGGAACCTTGCAGGCCACAACTCTGGCAGCATCTTGGATCATTCGATCCAGATCTGGGCAAAACACGTTACTCCAGTCAATGAAAACACGATTCCTACCGGAGAAATAATGCCCGTCCAGGACACGCCTTTCGATTTCACCACGGAGCACAGGATTGGAGAGCGCATCAACAATGTTCCTGGAGGGTACGACCATAACTATGTGCTGGACTCTGGCGATGAGAAGAATGGCCTGAAGCACGCAGCCAAGCTAAAGGACCCATCGAGCTCACGAACTCTGGACCTCTGGACCGATGCGCCTGGCATGCAGTTCTATACTGCCAACTATGTGAATGGCATCACAGGCAAAGGCGGAGCTGTTTACGGGAAGCATGCCGGAGTATGCTTGGAAACCCAGGGGTTCCCCAATGCCATCAACCAGCCCAATTTCCCGTCTGTGGTGGTGCAGCCTGGTGCGAAGTATAAGCACACCATGTTGTTTGAGTTCTCGGCATGA